Proteins encoded within one genomic window of Ranitomeya variabilis isolate aRanVar5 chromosome 4, aRanVar5.hap1, whole genome shotgun sequence:
- the LOC143765006 gene encoding uncharacterized protein LOC143765006 isoform X1, with product MLKSAPHTMVLSFTDPTGLDNYRKTILELTLEIICLLTGEDCTVAKKTSSQCVTPSSCPAVSEGWSRTQKPVMELPAHSLIHIRNNDQKILDLTNKMIELLTGEVPVRYQDVTVHFSMEEWEYIEGHKDLYKDVMKENHEILTSLADGYKKEPEGRILLSSTFGGKESNITKDAFKGNLITPNICSLRQDGSIHSDPSNEKQLFSEQSKIVTQSTSYREGQIYPSSESDCGNFIQSSYMGEWLLKYSENGECFTQNTSINLFLCTECRKCFNQNSFQEIDLEEKPYSCSECGKRFTQKTGLVDHQRSHTGERAFPCLECGKSFSRKSLLIRHHKSHTREKMFQCSDCGKSFVYKSDLFKHQKRHTGDKPFSCSECGKCFFLKSDLVRHQKVHTEEKLFSYNRIVLAKEPNLLEPQTSDTVQKLFSCPHCRKCFNKKSDLNKHWKIHIGAKTFPCSECGKYFFHKSELSRHQKSHTGERLFSCQECGKGYIHKTGLVQHLRTHTGQNLFPCSECRKCFTNKSALARHLKVHTGEKPFACCECGKCFAHKSGLIDHQRIHTGEKPFLCTECGKCFSTRSDLTRHQKIHTREKLLT from the exons ATGCTGAAGTCTGCACCACACACAATGGTTCTCTCCTTCACTGACCCAACGGGACTGGACAATTACAGAAAGACAATACTAGAGCTCACCTTGGAGATCATCtgcctgctgactggagag gattgcacaGTAGCAAAAAAGACATCTAGTCAGTGTGTTACCCCCAGCAGCTGTCCTGCTGTATCAGAAGGATGGAGCAGAACCCAAAAACCTGTCATGGAGCTTCCAGCTCACTCACTTATACATATCAGAAACAATGATCAGAAGATCCTGGACCTcaccaacaagatgattgagctgctgactggagag gttcctgtaaggtATCAGGATGTCACTgtccatttctccatggaggagtgggagtatatagaaggacacaaggatctgtacaaggatgtcatgaAGGAGAACCATGAGATTCTCACATCCCTAG CAGATGGCTATAAGAAGGAACCAGAAGGACGTATCTTGTTATCTTCAACATTTGGAGGAAAAGAGAGCAATATCACTAAAGATGCTTTTAAAGGAAATCTCATTACCCCTAATATCTGTTCACTTCGTCAAGACGGATCAATACATTCTGATCCCTCTAATGAAAAGCAATTGTTTTCTGAGCAGTCAAAAATTGTAACACAAAGTACAAGTTATAGAGAAGGTCAAATATATCCATCCTCTGAAAGTGACTGTGGTAACTTCATCCAGTCTTCATACATGGGAGAATGGCTGCTTAAGTATTCAGAAAATGGAGAATGCTTTACACAAAACACCAGCATAAATTTGTTTTTGTGCACAGAATgcaggaaatgttttaaccaaaactCTTTTCAAGAAATCGACTTggaggagaagccatattcatgttcagaatgtggaaaacggtTCACCCAGAAAACAGGTCTTGTTGACCATCAGAGAAGCCACACAGGAGAAAGGGCGTttccatgtttagaatgtgggaaaagtttttccCGGAAGTCACTTCTTATTCGACATCATAAAAGTCACACGAGAGAGAAAATGTTTCAGTGTTCAGATTGCGGCAAATCTTTTGTCTACAAATCAGATCTTTTTAAACATCAGAAACGTCACACAGGGGACAAAccgttttcatgttctgaatgtggaaaatgctttttCCTGAAATCTGACCTTGTTAGACATCAGAAAGTCCACACAGAGGAAAAGCTGTTTTCATATAACAGGATAGTTTTAGCTAAGGAACCAAATCTCCTTGAACCTCAGACAAGTGACACAGTACAGAAACTGTTTTCATGTCCACATTGCAGAAAATGTTTCAACAAAAAATCAGATCTTAATAAACACTGGAAAATTCACATAGGAGCAAAGacatttccatgttcagaatgtgggaaatatttttttcataaatctgaGCTTTCACGACATCAGAAAAGTCATACAGGAGAGAGGCTGTTTTCATGTCAAGAATGTGGCAAAGGTTATATTCATAAAACTGGTCTTGTGCAACATCTGAGAACTCACACGGGGCAGAATCTGTTTCCTTGTTCCGAATGTCGGAAATGCTTTACCAACAAATCGGCTCTTGCTCGTCATTTAAaggttcacacaggggagaagccttttgcatgttgtgaatgtgggaaatgttttgcacataaatCTGGACTCATTgaccatcagagaattcacactggtGAGAAGCCGTTTCtctgtacagaatgtgggaaatgctttagcaCCAGATCAGATCTTACTAGGCATCAAAAAATCCACACACGGGAGAAACTGCTCACGTGA
- the LOC143765006 gene encoding uncharacterized protein LOC143765006 isoform X2, whose translation MLKSAPHTMVLSFTDPTGLDNYRKTILELTLEIICLLTGEDCTVAKKTSSQCVTPSSCPAVSEGWSRTQKPVMELPAHSLIHIRNNDQKILDLTNKMIELLTGEVPVRYQDVTVHFSMEEWEYIEGHKDLYKDVMKENHEILTSLDGYKKEPEGRILLSSTFGGKESNITKDAFKGNLITPNICSLRQDGSIHSDPSNEKQLFSEQSKIVTQSTSYREGQIYPSSESDCGNFIQSSYMGEWLLKYSENGECFTQNTSINLFLCTECRKCFNQNSFQEIDLEEKPYSCSECGKRFTQKTGLVDHQRSHTGERAFPCLECGKSFSRKSLLIRHHKSHTREKMFQCSDCGKSFVYKSDLFKHQKRHTGDKPFSCSECGKCFFLKSDLVRHQKVHTEEKLFSYNRIVLAKEPNLLEPQTSDTVQKLFSCPHCRKCFNKKSDLNKHWKIHIGAKTFPCSECGKYFFHKSELSRHQKSHTGERLFSCQECGKGYIHKTGLVQHLRTHTGQNLFPCSECRKCFTNKSALARHLKVHTGEKPFACCECGKCFAHKSGLIDHQRIHTGEKPFLCTECGKCFSTRSDLTRHQKIHTREKLLT comes from the exons ATGCTGAAGTCTGCACCACACACAATGGTTCTCTCCTTCACTGACCCAACGGGACTGGACAATTACAGAAAGACAATACTAGAGCTCACCTTGGAGATCATCtgcctgctgactggagag gattgcacaGTAGCAAAAAAGACATCTAGTCAGTGTGTTACCCCCAGCAGCTGTCCTGCTGTATCAGAAGGATGGAGCAGAACCCAAAAACCTGTCATGGAGCTTCCAGCTCACTCACTTATACATATCAGAAACAATGATCAGAAGATCCTGGACCTcaccaacaagatgattgagctgctgactggagag gttcctgtaaggtATCAGGATGTCACTgtccatttctccatggaggagtgggagtatatagaaggacacaaggatctgtacaaggatgtcatgaAGGAGAACCATGAGATTCTCACATCCCTAG ATGGCTATAAGAAGGAACCAGAAGGACGTATCTTGTTATCTTCAACATTTGGAGGAAAAGAGAGCAATATCACTAAAGATGCTTTTAAAGGAAATCTCATTACCCCTAATATCTGTTCACTTCGTCAAGACGGATCAATACATTCTGATCCCTCTAATGAAAAGCAATTGTTTTCTGAGCAGTCAAAAATTGTAACACAAAGTACAAGTTATAGAGAAGGTCAAATATATCCATCCTCTGAAAGTGACTGTGGTAACTTCATCCAGTCTTCATACATGGGAGAATGGCTGCTTAAGTATTCAGAAAATGGAGAATGCTTTACACAAAACACCAGCATAAATTTGTTTTTGTGCACAGAATgcaggaaatgttttaaccaaaactCTTTTCAAGAAATCGACTTggaggagaagccatattcatgttcagaatgtggaaaacggtTCACCCAGAAAACAGGTCTTGTTGACCATCAGAGAAGCCACACAGGAGAAAGGGCGTttccatgtttagaatgtgggaaaagtttttccCGGAAGTCACTTCTTATTCGACATCATAAAAGTCACACGAGAGAGAAAATGTTTCAGTGTTCAGATTGCGGCAAATCTTTTGTCTACAAATCAGATCTTTTTAAACATCAGAAACGTCACACAGGGGACAAAccgttttcatgttctgaatgtggaaaatgctttttCCTGAAATCTGACCTTGTTAGACATCAGAAAGTCCACACAGAGGAAAAGCTGTTTTCATATAACAGGATAGTTTTAGCTAAGGAACCAAATCTCCTTGAACCTCAGACAAGTGACACAGTACAGAAACTGTTTTCATGTCCACATTGCAGAAAATGTTTCAACAAAAAATCAGATCTTAATAAACACTGGAAAATTCACATAGGAGCAAAGacatttccatgttcagaatgtgggaaatatttttttcataaatctgaGCTTTCACGACATCAGAAAAGTCATACAGGAGAGAGGCTGTTTTCATGTCAAGAATGTGGCAAAGGTTATATTCATAAAACTGGTCTTGTGCAACATCTGAGAACTCACACGGGGCAGAATCTGTTTCCTTGTTCCGAATGTCGGAAATGCTTTACCAACAAATCGGCTCTTGCTCGTCATTTAAaggttcacacaggggagaagccttttgcatgttgtgaatgtgggaaatgttttgcacataaatCTGGACTCATTgaccatcagagaattcacactggtGAGAAGCCGTTTCtctgtacagaatgtgggaaatgctttagcaCCAGATCAGATCTTACTAGGCATCAAAAAATCCACACACGGGAGAAACTGCTCACGTGA